Proteins found in one Bartonella krasnovii genomic segment:
- a CDS encoding c-type cytochrome, giving the protein MNRSKVIYFICACLCVGVVVVGISTLSDIVYDYSPSAQYHHTVTKNDTFKEKQKESDIAISLNSRLQQGNFENGRKIFRQCAICHTSGRNQAGRVGPVLWEIVNRPLAAAAGFAYSRALRAHSDQKWDFVTLDRYLHSPHKAFPGTIMSFRGIKNDQDRADLLLYLRSLSDHPVTIPTDNDKESEPN; this is encoded by the coding sequence ATGAATCGCTCGAAAGTTATCTATTTTATTTGTGCGTGTTTATGCGTGGGGGTTGTTGTTGTAGGAATTTCTACGCTTAGTGATATAGTTTACGATTATTCTCCATCAGCCCAATATCATCACACCGTTACCAAGAATGATACATTTAAAGAAAAACAAAAAGAATCTGACATTGCCATATCACTCAATAGCCGCCTTCAACAAGGAAATTTTGAAAATGGGCGTAAAATTTTTCGTCAATGTGCCATATGCCATACTTCTGGACGCAACCAGGCAGGGCGTGTGGGGCCAGTTCTTTGGGAGATTGTTAATCGTCCTTTGGCCGCAGCGGCAGGTTTTGCATATTCACGGGCATTGCGCGCACATTCTGATCAAAAATGGGACTTTGTAACGTTAGATCGTTATCTACATTCTCCACATAAAGCATTCCCTGGAACTATTATGTCTTTTCGTGGAATTAAAAATGACCAAGACCGTGCTGATCTTTTACTTTATTTACGCAGTTTGTCCGATCATCCTGTTACCATACCAACGGATAATGATAAAGAAAGTGAGCCAAATTAA
- the tsaB gene encoding tRNA (adenosine(37)-N6)-threonylcarbamoyltransferase complex dimerization subunit type 1 TsaB — protein MLVLAIDTASIYCAVALIRHNSVIARIDERMNKGHAERLIGQITQIMTQANITLDQVERIAVNVGPGSFTGVRVGVATARALALALEIPAVGVSALEALAVQVTTRKNTTSAITVVIEAGREMFYHQNFHNDLTPLGEPKLKTIENILDDLPQKTQLTGPAADIIEQHIKNHKINKKIILEKIPCETADIINYAYLAANKQPQNSPRPLYLRNADAKQQTNFALPRKNND, from the coding sequence ATGCTTGTTCTTGCTATCGATACTGCTTCAATTTATTGTGCTGTTGCGCTCATTCGTCATAATTCCGTTATTGCGCGTATCGATGAGCGCATGAATAAAGGACACGCTGAAAGACTTATCGGGCAGATTACACAAATAATGACACAAGCCAATATAACACTTGATCAAGTTGAGCGTATTGCTGTCAATGTTGGACCTGGATCATTTACTGGTGTGCGTGTTGGTGTTGCCACGGCACGCGCTTTAGCATTAGCACTTGAGATACCAGCCGTTGGAGTGAGTGCACTTGAAGCGTTAGCAGTACAAGTCACAACCCGTAAAAATACTACATCAGCAATTACTGTTGTTATCGAAGCAGGGAGAGAGATGTTCTATCATCAAAATTTCCATAATGATCTCACTCCTTTGGGAGAACCGAAGTTAAAAACAATTGAAAATATCCTCGACGATTTGCCCCAAAAAACCCAACTGACTGGCCCAGCCGCTGATATCATTGAGCAACATATTAAAAACCATAAAATAAATAAAAAAATTATCCTAGAAAAAATTCCTTGCGAAACAGCGGATATTATAAACTATGCTTATCTTGCTGCAAACAAACAACCACAAAATTCGCCTCGCCCCCTCTATCTACGCAACGCTGATGCAAAACAACAAACCAATTTTGCTTTACCACGAAAAAATAATGATTAA
- a CDS encoding 3-deoxy-manno-octulosonate cytidylyltransferase — protein sequence MALEPIILIPARIGSTRLPQKALAEIGGKPMIVYVAEQAKKAAIGRTIVATDHNDIAKVVAEYGHEYLITRSDHKSGSDRIYEALMHIDPEQRYNAILNIQGDLPTIMPHEIISALRPLENSFTDIATLGAQIIEEDEKRDPNVVKIIGTPLSQNRLRALYFTRATAPYGDGPLYHHIGIYAYRREALEKFVSFKPSTLEMREKLEQLRALEHNMRIDVEIVDTIPLSVDTQSDLDRVRKILA from the coding sequence ATGGCTCTTGAACCGATTATTCTTATTCCTGCCCGTATAGGCTCAACGCGCCTTCCCCAAAAAGCTCTCGCTGAAATCGGTGGAAAGCCGATGATTGTTTATGTCGCAGAACAAGCCAAAAAAGCAGCAATAGGGCGTACGATCGTTGCTACAGATCACAATGATATTGCCAAAGTTGTTGCAGAGTATGGGCATGAATATCTCATAACACGAAGTGATCATAAGTCTGGATCTGATCGTATTTATGAAGCTTTAATGCATATTGATCCTGAACAACGCTACAATGCTATTTTAAATATACAAGGGGACCTCCCAACGATCATGCCACATGAAATCATCAGTGCACTACGCCCTTTAGAAAATAGCTTTACTGATATCGCAACCTTGGGGGCTCAAATCATTGAGGAAGATGAAAAAAGAGATCCCAATGTTGTCAAAATCATTGGAACGCCTCTTTCTCAAAATCGCCTTCGTGCTCTTTATTTTACGCGCGCCACAGCTCCCTATGGAGATGGTCCTCTTTATCATCATATTGGAATATACGCTTATCGGCGCGAAGCACTTGAGAAATTTGTATCATTCAAACCCTCTACGCTTGAAATGCGTGAAAAACTTGAACAATTACGGGCTTTAGAGCATAATATGCGTATCGATGTGGAAATAGTCGATACGATTCCTTTAAGCGTAGACACACAATCTGATCTCGATAGAGTACGTAAGATTTTAGCATGA
- the miaB gene encoding tRNA (N6-isopentenyl adenosine(37)-C2)-methylthiotransferase MiaB, whose product MNKVNPKNTSPVAPKKVFIKTYGCQMNVYDSQRMTDSLSAQGYVTTQTPNDADLILVNTCHIREKAAEKLYSDLGRLRVMRQERTSDKPLTIGVTGCVAQAEGSEILRRAPTVDLVIGPQMYHRLPELLEKAKQGKKIIETDYAVEDKFAHLPPHNKRAVRKRGVSAFLTVQEGCDKFCTFCVVPYTRGAEISRSVEQITEEARQLIEAGVKEITLLGQNVNGWHGQSANGKTWRLGDLLYHLAKLDGLKRLRYTTSHPRDMDESLIAAHRDLDMLMPYLHLPVQSGSDRILKAMNRQHKSSHYLHLIEKIRNARPDIAFSGDFIVGFPGETDEDFEETIKLIQQVQYSSAYSFKYSPRPGTVGATMKNHVDESVKDARLQHLQVLLLEQQDTFLRSKIGQKTDVLIEKTGRHSGQMVGRSPWLLPVVVDTESSTGSVIEVHIKNASSNSFVGEVTNR is encoded by the coding sequence ATGAATAAAGTAAATCCTAAAAATACATCTCCTGTTGCCCCTAAAAAGGTTTTTATCAAAACCTATGGGTGTCAAATGAACGTTTATGATAGCCAACGGATGACTGATAGTCTCAGTGCGCAAGGCTATGTGACAACACAAACGCCCAATGATGCCGATCTTATTCTTGTTAATACCTGTCATATTCGTGAAAAAGCAGCAGAAAAACTTTATTCTGATCTGGGTCGTTTACGCGTTATGCGTCAAGAACGAACATCTGATAAACCCTTGACAATTGGTGTAACAGGTTGTGTTGCACAAGCTGAGGGCAGTGAAATCTTGCGTCGCGCTCCAACAGTGGATCTCGTTATTGGTCCGCAAATGTATCATCGCTTACCAGAATTGTTAGAAAAAGCCAAACAAGGCAAAAAAATTATTGAAACAGATTATGCTGTTGAAGATAAATTTGCTCATTTGCCGCCTCATAATAAACGTGCAGTAAGAAAACGCGGTGTTAGCGCATTTTTAACAGTACAGGAAGGATGCGATAAATTTTGCACTTTTTGTGTTGTACCTTATACGCGGGGTGCTGAAATATCGCGCTCTGTCGAGCAAATTACCGAAGAAGCCCGTCAACTCATTGAAGCGGGTGTTAAAGAAATTACGCTGCTTGGACAAAATGTTAATGGTTGGCATGGACAAAGTGCAAATGGCAAAACCTGGCGTCTTGGTGATCTTCTTTATCATCTTGCAAAACTCGATGGTTTAAAGCGTTTGCGTTACACAACAAGCCACCCGCGTGATATGGATGAGAGTCTTATTGCCGCGCACCGAGATCTTGATATGTTAATGCCTTACCTGCATCTTCCTGTTCAATCCGGTTCAGATCGCATCTTAAAAGCCATGAACCGCCAACACAAAAGCTCTCATTATCTTCATCTTATAGAAAAAATTCGTAACGCACGACCAGATATTGCTTTTTCAGGTGATTTTATTGTAGGTTTTCCAGGAGAAACAGATGAAGACTTTGAAGAAACCATTAAGCTTATTCAACAAGTACAATACAGTTCAGCTTATTCTTTTAAATATTCCCCCCGTCCTGGAACAGTGGGAGCCACAATGAAAAATCATGTTGATGAATCTGTAAAAGATGCCCGACTTCAACATTTACAAGTTCTTCTCCTCGAACAGCAAGATACGTTTTTACGTTCTAAAATCGGTCAAAAAACGGATGTTCTTATCGAAAAAACTGGACGTCACTCAGGGCAAATGGTGGGGCGTTCCCCTTGGCTTTTACCGGTTGTCGTCGATACAGAATCCTCTACAGGTAGCGTGATAGAAGTTCATATTAAAAATGCAAGCTCAAATAGTTTTGTCGGTGAAGTAACAAATAGATAA
- a CDS encoding molybdopterin-synthase adenylyltransferase MoeB, translating into MTQEIDTKFNNEEIKRYARHIILPEIGGAGQQKLKQARVLVVGAGGLGAPVLTYLAAAGVGTLGIVDNDTVSLSNLQRQIIHKTNAINQSKTDSAESTIKAINPHVMVEKHALRLDKSNVDKLLNDYHIIVDGSDNFTTRYLLADHAAQCKKPLISGAVERFNGSLTVLMPYKDNNPHYRDLFPTPPAPDTIPTCAEVGIIGVLPGVIGTLQAMEAIKMITNIGDPLVGKILLYNGLLAQFNIITYKRTNSRENTSY; encoded by the coding sequence ATGACACAAGAAATAGATACAAAATTCAATAATGAAGAAATCAAACGCTATGCACGTCACATCATTTTGCCTGAGATTGGTGGTGCGGGACAACAAAAGCTCAAACAAGCGCGTGTTCTTGTTGTGGGTGCTGGTGGCCTTGGAGCACCTGTCTTAACTTATTTGGCTGCGGCAGGTGTTGGAACCCTTGGAATTGTCGATAATGACACCGTTTCACTTTCCAATTTACAACGCCAAATTATTCATAAGACAAATGCAATCAACCAAAGCAAAACAGACAGTGCTGAAAGCACTATAAAAGCCATAAACCCCCATGTTATGGTTGAAAAACACGCCCTACGCTTAGATAAAAGTAATGTGGATAAACTGCTCAATGACTACCATATCATTGTTGATGGAAGTGATAACTTTACCACACGCTATCTTCTTGCTGATCACGCAGCCCAATGCAAAAAGCCTTTAATAAGCGGCGCTGTAGAACGTTTTAATGGTTCATTAACCGTCCTTATGCCGTATAAAGACAATAATCCTCACTATCGCGATTTGTTTCCTACCCCTCCTGCTCCCGATACTATCCCAACATGTGCTGAAGTTGGAATCATCGGTGTTTTACCCGGCGTTATTGGAACCCTACAAGCCATGGAAGCGATTAAAATGATCACAAACATCGGAGATCCACTCGTAGGAAAGATTCTTCTCTATAACGGATTATTAGCACAATTTAATATTATTACCTATAAACGAACAAATTCCAGAGAAAATACATCGTATTAA
- the gshB gene encoding glutathione synthase has product MKIAIQMDHISTVRIQGDTTFALALAAQERGHTLFHYTPDRLSLCDGCVIARLESLTVYDEEEKHYQLGKPVRTELRDMDVVLLRQDPPFDLNYITTTHLLERIHPETLVVNDPAWVRNSPEKIFVTEFSDLMPETLITKDIEEITAFRETFGDIIVKPLYGNGGAGVFYLKQDDRNLASLLEMFADIYREPFIVQRYLEAVRKGDKRIILLDGTPVGAINRIPTKTDVRSNMHVGGRAENVALTKRDYEICERIGPALKERGLLFVGIDVIGDYITEINVTSPTGIREIKRFCDTDIAHLFWDIVEFKRSN; this is encoded by the coding sequence ATGAAAATTGCCATTCAGATGGATCATATTTCAACGGTTCGGATTCAAGGAGATACGACATTTGCTCTCGCTTTAGCAGCACAAGAACGTGGACACACTCTCTTCCATTATACTCCAGATCGTTTATCTCTGTGCGATGGTTGTGTGATTGCACGCTTAGAGTCATTGACTGTCTATGATGAAGAGGAAAAGCACTATCAATTAGGAAAGCCGGTTCGTACTGAATTAAGAGATATGGATGTAGTTCTTTTGCGCCAAGACCCGCCTTTTGATCTCAATTATATCACCACAACACATTTATTAGAACGTATTCATCCAGAAACACTTGTTGTGAATGATCCAGCATGGGTACGCAACAGTCCGGAGAAAATTTTTGTGACAGAATTTTCTGATTTGATGCCTGAAACGTTAATTACCAAAGATATTGAAGAAATAACTGCTTTTAGAGAAACATTTGGCGATATTATTGTGAAACCCCTTTATGGAAATGGGGGCGCTGGTGTTTTTTATTTAAAACAAGATGATCGCAATTTAGCATCGTTGTTGGAAATGTTTGCTGATATTTATCGTGAGCCTTTTATTGTTCAGCGTTATTTAGAGGCAGTACGAAAAGGAGATAAACGGATTATTTTGCTTGATGGTACGCCTGTTGGAGCCATTAATCGAATTCCGACAAAAACAGATGTGCGTTCTAATATGCATGTTGGAGGTCGTGCGGAAAATGTTGCGTTAACAAAACGTGATTATGAAATTTGTGAACGCATTGGTCCAGCCTTAAAGGAACGTGGTCTTCTGTTTGTGGGAATTGATGTGATTGGAGATTATATAACAGAAATCAATGTAACATCTCCTACAGGAATTCGTGAAATTAAACGCTTCTGTGATACAGATATTGCACATCTGTTTTGGGATATTGTTGAGTTCAAACGTTCAAATTAA
- a CDS encoding DNA polymerase III subunit gamma/tau — translation MENAPVETAYRVLARKYRPQNFSDLIGQEAMVRTLTNAFEKGRIAQAWMLTGIRGVGKTTTARILARALNYKTKDIDQPTTLLDSLGEHCTQIIEGRHIDVIEMDAASHTGIDDIREIIEQIRYRPVSARYKVYIIDEVHMLSTQAFNGLLKTLEEPPSHVKFIFATTEIRKVPITILSRCQRFDLRRIESKALSAHLRKIAKYEKVEVEDQALSMIVRAAEGSARDALSIFDQAIAHSNGNINAAAVRTMLGLADQARIIDLFEFIMKGDVVRALHELRSQYDAGADPLTILTELADFNHLVTRLRFTPEVVEDFSLTEEQRLRSLDFSKKLSVPVLSRNWQMLLKGLQEVNQTARPLQATEMLLIRLAHTADLPTLDEALKKLTQEKMPLTFVSNSSHKESINANNITKETTADGHASSSVSCTLPNQSDLKTSLQTPLDHSLKPESFFKNQTTDKTNAQEVTETLETSQSTKLSEKNANLSQSVTQTTGEITEPKSLVINSLHDIVKLAEQYNDVPFKLLVKEFVHPVSFENGHITLRLSENTPQFLAHDIEKKISQWTEKRYVITFVNEGGGPTLQEESVAIQKSLFSNAETDPDIAKILNHFPEAKIVDIRLNREKNDLDLPPNTFKNTDLFKNKNDSNDE, via the coding sequence ATGGAAAATGCACCGGTAGAAACAGCCTATCGTGTTCTTGCTCGTAAATATCGACCTCAAAACTTTTCTGACCTCATTGGTCAGGAAGCTATGGTGCGTACTCTCACCAATGCCTTTGAAAAAGGTCGTATTGCGCAAGCGTGGATGTTAACAGGGATTCGTGGTGTAGGTAAAACTACAACAGCACGTATTTTGGCACGTGCGCTCAATTATAAAACAAAAGATATTGACCAACCAACAACCCTCTTAGACTCTCTTGGGGAACATTGCACACAAATTATTGAAGGGCGCCATATTGATGTTATAGAAATGGATGCCGCTTCCCATACCGGCATTGACGATATTCGTGAAATTATTGAACAAATACGCTATCGTCCTGTTTCTGCGCGCTATAAAGTTTATATTATCGATGAAGTCCATATGCTCTCAACGCAAGCCTTTAATGGTTTGTTGAAAACGCTTGAAGAACCACCATCCCATGTGAAATTTATTTTTGCCACAACAGAAATTCGCAAAGTTCCCATTACAATTCTTTCGCGTTGCCAACGTTTCGATTTGCGACGAATTGAATCAAAAGCTTTGAGTGCGCATTTGCGCAAAATTGCGAAATATGAAAAGGTCGAAGTAGAAGATCAAGCACTCTCTATGATTGTTCGTGCTGCAGAAGGATCTGCACGTGATGCATTATCCATTTTTGATCAAGCAATTGCCCATAGTAATGGCAATATTAATGCCGCTGCCGTGCGTACAATGCTGGGATTAGCGGATCAAGCACGTATTATTGATCTCTTTGAATTTATCATGAAAGGCGATGTTGTCCGTGCTTTACATGAATTACGCAGTCAATATGATGCAGGTGCTGATCCTCTTACAATATTAACAGAATTAGCCGACTTTAATCATCTGGTCACACGTTTACGTTTCACACCAGAAGTAGTAGAAGATTTTTCCCTGACTGAAGAACAACGTTTAAGAAGTTTAGACTTTTCAAAAAAACTTTCCGTTCCTGTTTTATCTCGAAACTGGCAAATGTTACTTAAAGGCTTACAAGAAGTTAATCAAACTGCGCGTCCACTGCAAGCAACTGAAATGCTTTTAATTCGTCTTGCACACACAGCCGATCTCCCAACTCTTGATGAAGCTTTAAAAAAACTTACACAAGAAAAAATGCCTCTCACGTTTGTTTCAAACTCTTCTCATAAAGAATCGATAAATGCAAATAATATAACAAAAGAGACAACAGCTGATGGCCATGCTTCCTCGAGCGTTTCATGTACATTACCCAATCAATCAGATTTAAAAACATCCTTGCAAACCCCGTTAGACCACTCCTTAAAGCCAGAAAGTTTCTTTAAAAATCAAACGACTGATAAAACCAACGCCCAAGAAGTAACAGAAACTCTAGAAACTTCTCAATCGACTAAACTTTCTGAAAAGAATGCGAATTTATCGCAGTCTGTCACGCAAACAACAGGAGAGATTACTGAACCTAAATCCCTCGTGATTAATTCTTTACACGATATTGTTAAATTAGCCGAACAATATAATGACGTGCCTTTCAAACTCCTTGTTAAAGAATTTGTTCATCCTGTTTCTTTTGAAAATGGACATATTACTTTAAGGCTTTCTGAAAATACCCCACAATTTCTTGCTCATGATATCGAAAAAAAAATCTCTCAATGGACTGAAAAACGCTATGTAATAACTTTTGTTAATGAAGGAGGCGGTCCAACTTTACAGGAAGAAAGTGTAGCGATTCAAAAGTCTCTTTTTTCTAATGCTGAGACAGATCCGGATATCGCAAAAATCCTCAACCATTTTCCAGAAGCAAAAATTGTCGATATTCGACTTAATAGAGAAAAAAATGACCTTGATTTACCCCCCAATACCTTTAAAAATACTGATCTCTTTAAAAATAAAAATGATAGCAATGATGAATAA
- a CDS encoding YbaB/EbfC family nucleoid-associated protein, with the protein MREMMSMMKKAKEMQEKMQKIQEEMASLQATGTAGGDLVNITLNGKNIITAIQIDPSLLKPEEAEILEDLIMAAYNEARTKIDNALEEKTKSMTAGLPLPSGFKLPF; encoded by the coding sequence ATGCGTGAAATGATGAGCATGATGAAAAAAGCCAAAGAAATGCAAGAGAAAATGCAGAAAATTCAAGAGGAAATGGCTAGCCTGCAAGCTACCGGCACTGCAGGGGGTGACCTCGTCAATATTACGTTAAATGGCAAAAATATTATAACAGCAATTCAAATTGATCCTTCATTACTCAAACCTGAAGAAGCTGAAATTCTTGAAGATCTCATTATGGCAGCTTATAATGAAGCAAGAACAAAAATTGACAACGCACTAGAAGAGAAAACCAAAAGCATGACGGCAGGGCTACCGCTTCCGTCAGGTTTCAAGCTTCCATTTTAA
- a CDS encoding YeiH family protein: MLKKNLSLLNSFGPGILVCLLISALAYGLEVLEKQLFGQAWLESLVLAILLGSVTRSCFTMPTYFQKGINFCAKTLLEVAIVLLGASISIHAVLSAGWSLLASIVFVIFVTIILSFIIGRVFGLSKHLAMLVACGNAICGNSAIVAVAPVIKAKHEEIAASIAFTALLGILIILCLPFAHPFLNLSFNQYGVLAGMVVYAVPQVLAATASVSFASVQIATVVKLVRVLMLGPLIFALSLIYRRSEQIHFRWHTLVPWFIIGFIIMMLVRSSNLIPETALNPIKFIAQLFTVISMAALGLGVDIRSLKKAGWRVILASTCSIIILGICSLIMIQLNDLNHITF; encoded by the coding sequence ATGCTAAAGAAAAACCTCTCACTTTTAAACAGCTTTGGTCCTGGTATTTTAGTATGTTTACTCATATCAGCTTTAGCGTATGGTTTAGAAGTCTTAGAAAAACAGCTCTTTGGGCAAGCATGGCTTGAAAGTCTTGTTTTAGCAATTCTCTTAGGGTCTGTTACCCGTAGTTGTTTTACAATGCCAACCTATTTTCAAAAAGGTATAAACTTTTGTGCCAAAACACTTCTTGAAGTTGCGATTGTACTTCTAGGAGCAAGCATTAGTATTCATGCCGTTCTTTCCGCTGGTTGGAGTTTACTTGCAAGCATTGTATTCGTTATATTTGTAACCATTATTCTCAGCTTTATCATCGGCCGAGTTTTCGGACTTTCTAAACATTTGGCAATGCTCGTTGCTTGCGGAAATGCTATTTGTGGGAACTCAGCCATTGTTGCCGTTGCCCCTGTCATTAAAGCAAAACACGAAGAGATTGCTGCATCAATTGCTTTTACAGCTCTTTTGGGGATCCTTATTATTTTATGCCTCCCTTTTGCACATCCATTTCTGAATTTATCCTTTAACCAATATGGTGTGCTTGCCGGCATGGTTGTTTATGCTGTACCACAAGTTTTGGCAGCTACCGCATCTGTTTCTTTTGCCAGTGTCCAAATTGCAACCGTTGTTAAATTGGTACGCGTTCTCATGTTAGGACCTCTTATTTTTGCTCTGTCACTCATCTATCGTCGATCAGAACAAATACACTTTCGTTGGCATACTCTCGTTCCATGGTTTATTATTGGTTTTATTATAATGATGTTGGTCCGCTCAAGTAATCTTATCCCCGAAACCGCTTTAAATCCTATCAAATTTATTGCTCAATTGTTCACGGTCATTTCAATGGCCGCATTAGGACTAGGCGTTGATATTCGCTCATTAAAAAAAGCAGGATGGCGCGTTATTTTAGCTTCAACCTGCTCTATAATTATTCTCGGTATTTGTAGCCTTATCATGATACAATTGAATGATTTGAATCATATAACATTTTGA
- the rimI gene encoding ribosomal protein S18-alanine N-acetyltransferase, whose amino-acid sequence MIKFSLTKKRFGIASLHIKDSVALHQIHQHCFTPAWEKRTFDTFLTDHSIFGYKVFFINQSDQILGFCLCRLILDEAEIITIAVHPHYRQQGIATLLIDHTIRYLHDKRAIKLFLEVESTNLSALTLYQRFEFQKISERLAYYSSKNGRGDAIIMQKLLSK is encoded by the coding sequence ATGATTAAATTTTCATTGACAAAAAAGCGTTTTGGAATTGCTTCACTACACATTAAGGATAGTGTTGCTCTTCACCAAATTCATCAACATTGTTTTACCCCTGCTTGGGAAAAACGAACTTTTGATACCTTTTTAACAGATCACTCTATCTTTGGATATAAAGTCTTTTTTATCAATCAATCTGACCAAATTTTAGGCTTTTGCCTATGCCGTCTCATTCTTGATGAAGCAGAAATTATCACAATTGCTGTCCATCCTCATTATCGTCAACAAGGAATTGCTACCCTACTTATTGATCATACAATTCGCTATCTTCACGATAAACGCGCTATAAAATTATTCTTGGAAGTAGAATCCACAAACCTTTCTGCTTTAACCCTTTATCAACGTTTTGAATTTCAAAAAATTTCTGAACGTCTAGCCTATTATTCGTCAAAAAATGGTCGTGGTGATGCAATTATCATGCAAAAACTTTTAAGCAAATAG
- the recR gene encoding recombination mediator RecR codes for MSKYIAGPEIEHLIQILARLPGLGPRSARRAALHLIKKKETLLEPLGAAIQTAIEKVGICSVCGNVDTIDPCSICTDPRRDDTTIIVVEDIADLWALERAKTLAARYHVLGGRLSPLDGIGPDELNIDTLIQRVVQNPITEIILAVNATVEGQTTAHYITDQLSNFSVRITRLAHGVPVGGELDYLDDGTLAAAVQARTNL; via the coding sequence ATGTCTAAATACATTGCCGGCCCTGAAATTGAGCATCTCATTCAGATTTTAGCACGGTTACCAGGTCTTGGTCCGCGTTCAGCGCGTCGTGCTGCGCTTCATCTTATTAAAAAAAAGGAAACTTTGCTGGAGCCTTTAGGAGCAGCAATACAAACAGCGATAGAAAAAGTCGGTATTTGTTCTGTTTGTGGCAATGTCGATACCATTGATCCTTGTTCAATTTGTACTGATCCGCGACGCGATGATACAACGATCATTGTTGTTGAGGACATTGCTGATCTGTGGGCTCTTGAGCGCGCAAAAACTCTAGCAGCACGTTATCATGTATTGGGTGGCCGACTCTCACCCTTAGATGGAATAGGTCCCGACGAACTCAACATTGACACCTTAATACAACGTGTTGTACAAAACCCAATCACGGAGATTATTCTTGCTGTCAATGCGACTGTCGAAGGACAAACAACCGCTCACTACATCACCGATCAGCTTTCTAATTTTTCAGTTAGAATTACGCGACTTGCCCATGGTGTTCCTGTAGGAGGCGAGCTTGATTATCTTGATGATGGAACTTTAGCAGCGGCTGTACAAGCAAGAACAAATCTTTAA
- a CDS encoding prephenate dehydratase — MRTLKKTNKISFQGEYGANSHIACSNMFPNMDAVPSATFEDALNLVESGKADLAMIPIENTLAGRVADIHHLLPQSSLYIIDEYFLPIHFQLMVLPGVTHDEIKTVHSHTHALAQCRKIIRNNGWKPVVSADTAGAAKFIKKSAQRSQAALAPLIAAELYGLDILERDVEDNPHNITRFVILSRSKRHVPKPKNGEKIITSLLFRVRNVPAALYKAMGGFATNGINMTKLESYQIGGNFNATQFFVDIEGHPEDPMMKLALEELSFFSAELRIIGTYPAQNDRTSHI, encoded by the coding sequence ATGAGAACACTCAAAAAAACCAATAAAATCTCCTTCCAAGGAGAATACGGTGCTAATTCCCATATTGCTTGCTCTAATATGTTCCCCAATATGGATGCTGTACCCTCTGCTACTTTTGAAGATGCCCTTAATTTGGTAGAAAGTGGGAAAGCTGATCTTGCTATGATCCCTATCGAAAATACTCTTGCTGGACGGGTTGCGGACATTCACCATCTTTTACCCCAATCATCACTTTATATCATTGATGAGTATTTTTTGCCTATCCATTTTCAACTCATGGTTTTGCCTGGCGTTACCCATGACGAAATTAAAACCGTCCACAGTCATACGCATGCCCTTGCACAATGCCGAAAAATCATCCGAAACAACGGTTGGAAACCTGTTGTTTCTGCTGACACCGCTGGCGCTGCAAAATTTATCAAAAAAAGTGCTCAACGTTCACAAGCAGCCTTAGCCCCTCTGATCGCAGCAGAACTCTACGGGCTTGATATTCTTGAAAGAGATGTTGAAGATAACCCTCATAATATTACGCGTTTTGTCATCCTTTCACGATCCAAACGACATGTCCCAAAACCTAAAAATGGTGAAAAAATCATCACCAGTCTTCTTTTTCGAGTGCGCAATGTTCCTGCTGCTCTCTATAAGGCTATGGGAGGATTTGCAACAAATGGTATTAATATGACAAAATTAGAAAGCTATCAAATTGGTGGAAATTTTAATGCAACACAATTTTTTGTTGACATTGAAGGACATCCTGAAGATCCCATGATGAAACTTGCCTTAGAAGAATTATCCTTCTTTTCTGCTGAATTGCGTATTATCGGTACTTATCCAGCACAAAACGATCGAACATCGCATATATAA